In Esox lucius isolate fEsoLuc1 chromosome 6, fEsoLuc1.pri, whole genome shotgun sequence, the following proteins share a genomic window:
- the kcnj16 gene encoding inward rectifier potassium channel 16 produces MSKQYSEISPSEPTADAYTTILSARKAEINYQHKNRRYIRKDGNCRVLFRHVPKEWQMYITDIFTTLVEVRWRFMFLMFALSYILSWLFFGLLYWVITLANSDMSTPCVYEVNDFTGAFLFSLETQTTIGYGFRGMSENCMVAIIVVTVQDVLSCFIDTFVIGIAVAKMASARRRAQTVGFSNCAVINLRNGRLCLSWRIGDFRRHHMVEGVAQAQVIRRIQESAGRLDIIYKDLEIKQSNIILAIPTTVFHIIEPGSPLYSMSLEDLRRDDFELVVSFTYTDDSTGILHQTRTSYTPEEILWGQLFQEMLIVNQRYYKVDYSMFHHTAKVLVPEVSAEEYEKMKCCRLTSHSLHPMNPAFDPKPPSANVDLVNGTTEPEVHVATVAMDTFCEDH; encoded by the coding sequence ATGAGCAAACAGTACAGCGAGATCAGTCCCTCTGAACCGACTGCTGATGCTTATACCACAATTCTTTCCGCCAGGAAAGCCGAGATCAACTACCAGCACAAGAATCGCCGCTACATCCGCAAGGACGGCAACTGCCGAGTCCTGTTCCGCCATGTTCCCAAAGAGTGGCAAATGTACATCACCGACATCTTCACCACGCTTGTGGAGGTGAGATGGCGCTTCATGTTCCTCATGTTTGCCCTTTCGTATATCCTCTCCTGGCTCTTCTTCGGCCTCCTCTACTGGGTGATAACCCTGGCCAACAGTGACATGAGCACCCCTTGTGTCTATGAGGTGAATGACTTCACTGGGGCTTTCCTGTTCTcactggagacccagaccacgATCGGCTACGGTTTCAGGGGGATGTCGGAGAACTGCATGGTGGCCATTATTGTCGTCACCGTGCAGGACGTCCTTAGTTGTTTCATTGACACCTTCGTCATTGGCATCGCCGTGGCAAAGATGGCGTCGGCACGGAGGCGTGCACAGACTGTGGGCTTCAGCAACTGCGCCGTGATAAACCTGCGGAACGGGCGGTTATGCCTGTCGTGGCGGATCGGGGACTTCCGGAGGCATcacatggtggagggggtggcTCAAGCTCAAGTCATCCGCCGCATCCAGGAATCGGCAGGCAGGTTGGATATCATCTACAAGGACCTGGAAATCAAACAAAGTAACATAATTTTAGCGATTCCAACCACCGTCTTCCACATAATCGAGCCTGGTAGTCCACTCTACAGCATGAGCCTGGAGGATCTTCGGAGAGACGACTTTGAGCTGGTCGTTTCCTTCACCTACACGGATGACTCAACAGGCATCCTGCACCAGACCCGCACCTCCTACACACCAGAGGAGATCCTCTGGGGACAGCTGTTCCAAGAGATGCTGATTGTAAACCAGAGGTACTACAAGGTGGATTACTCCATGTTCCACCACACGGCTAAAGTCCTGGTACCTgaggtcagtgcagaggagtacgagaaaatgaaatgttgtcGTCTAACAAGTCACTCGCTGCACCCCATGAACCCGGCATTCGATCCCAAACCCCCGAGTGCGAATGTGGACCTTGTGAACGGCACCACAGAACCTGAGGTACATGTAGCAACAGTTGCTATGGACACGTTTTGTGAGGACCACTGA